A DNA window from Aythya fuligula isolate bAytFul2 chromosome 4, bAytFul2.pri, whole genome shotgun sequence contains the following coding sequences:
- the SPRY1 gene encoding protein sprouty homolog 1: MEPQSQHGSGGSLVVIQQPSLDSRQRLDYDRESQPTTILSLDQIKAIRGSNEYTEGPSVVKKAGPRTAPRQEKHERTHEIIPINVNNNYEHRPSHVGHVAHQHNARAPVLSRSTSTGSAASSGSNSSASSEQGLLGRSPPSRPGSGHRSDRTIRTQPKQSSLIVDDLKGPLKEDLTQHKFICEQCGKCKCGECTAPRALPSCLACNRQCLCSAESMVEYGTCMCLVKGIFYHCSNDDEGDSYADNPCSCSQSHCCSRYLCMGAMSLFLPCLLCYPPAKGCLKLCRGCYDRVNRPGCRCKNSNTVYCKLESCPSRGQGKPS; encoded by the coding sequence ATGGAGCCCCAAAGTCAACATGGCAGCGGTGGCTCGTTGGTAGTGATTCAGCAGCCCTCTTTGGACAGCCGGCAGCGGTTGGACTATGACAGAGAGAGCCAGCCAACAACGATCCTGTCGCTGGACCAGATCAAGGCCATCAGGGGCAGCAACGAGTACACCGAAGGTCCATCTGTGGTGAAAAAAGCTGGTCCGCGGACAGCACCAAGGCAAGAGAAGCATGAAAGGACTCACGAAATTATACCGATTAATGTGAATAATAACTACGAACACAGACCCAGTCACGTGGGGCATGTGGCACATCAGCATAACGCGAGGGCCCCGGTCTTGAGCAGATCAACGAGCACGGGGAGCGCAGCCAGCTCTGGGAGCAACAGCAGCGCCTCTTCAGAGCAAGGACTGCTGGGCCGGTCGCCTCCATCCAGGCCGGGTTCAGGCCACAGGTCCGACCGGACAATCCGGACGCAGCCCAAGCAGTCGTCTTTGATTGTAGATGATCTGAAGGGTCCTCTGAAAGAGGACTTGACACAGCACAAGTTTATCTGCGAACAGTGTGGGAAGTGCAAATGTGGTGAGTGCACAGCCCCGAGGGCCCTTCCTTCCTGCTTGGCCTGCAACCGGCAGTGCTTGTGCTCTGCGGAGAGCATGGTGGAGTATGGCACCTGCATGTGCTTGGTCAAAGGGATCTTCTACCACTGTTCGAACGACGATGAAGGGGACTCGTACGCGGATaatccctgctcctgctcccagtcACATTGCTGTTCTAGGTACCTGTGCATGGGAGCAATGTCCTTGTTTTTGCCTTGCTTGCTCTGCTACCCTCCTGCAAAAGGATGCCTCAAACTGTGTCGAGGGTGTTACGACCGCGTCAATCGTCCAGGCTGCCGATGCAAGAACTCCAACACTGTCTATTGTAAACTGGAGAGCTGCCCCTCCCGGGGTCAGGGCAAGCCCTCATGA